Proteins from one Myxococcus stipitatus genomic window:
- a CDS encoding pseudouridine synthase: MAARITPMESGQDLSEDAGSLPSPFDELGPALLARRAAEQLQAELRAGHIAPGLPTSLLESAEGGKMFGVLVARLPTGELGFLRAFSGMLAGRWDVEGYVPPVFNRGLRERLEPEGEATVKSLTARAAAARSAPEYVALRAESAALAERHARELSDLKQRHDARRKDRHVRRARLQASRTGGQDASTGTGARVETRQPVGEEGLEQPDDGVERSSPKEERARPASAPHALAPASLGDAASRPPQDEPRLPLASTLHALDQEGRGDKAARPPLDEPRSPLASALHALDQESRGDKAERRRLEAAHEEERQRLAPRLARLERRVRALERLRHAVSRALMRRIHDTYEIPNALGERSLLRALFPHGEPPSGAADCAAPKLLAHAQALGLRPLALAEFWWGAPPPAGGRVSGAFYPACRDKCGPLLPFMLKGLEVAPPRAFAPLPPPTHGLRVLFEDTALVIIDKPHGLLSVPGREASLTDSVLTRLRARYPRATGPLLVHRLDLDTSGLLVAALDPRTHAALQRQFEQRQVHKRYIAWVDGLIQGEHGHIDFPMRVDLDDRPRQIHDPVHGKPAVTEWRILERASARTRVALFPHTGRTHQLRVHASHPLGLGAPIVGDRLYGRDGPRLMLHAESLTFEHPATGQRVTFESAAPF; the protein is encoded by the coding sequence GTGGCCGCGCGCATCACGCCAATGGAGTCGGGGCAGGACCTCTCCGAGGACGCGGGGAGCCTGCCGAGCCCCTTCGACGAGCTGGGTCCCGCGCTGCTCGCGCGACGAGCGGCGGAGCAGCTCCAGGCGGAGCTGCGCGCGGGCCACATCGCGCCAGGACTCCCCACGTCGCTGCTGGAGAGCGCCGAGGGCGGCAAGATGTTCGGCGTGCTGGTGGCGCGGCTGCCGACGGGCGAGCTCGGCTTCCTGCGCGCGTTCTCGGGGATGCTCGCGGGCCGCTGGGACGTGGAGGGCTACGTCCCGCCCGTGTTCAACCGGGGGCTGCGCGAGCGGCTCGAGCCCGAGGGAGAGGCCACCGTGAAGTCGCTCACCGCTCGCGCGGCGGCGGCACGGAGCGCACCCGAGTACGTCGCGCTGCGCGCGGAGAGCGCGGCGCTGGCCGAGCGACATGCACGCGAGTTGTCCGACCTGAAGCAGCGACACGACGCCCGGCGGAAGGACCGTCATGTTCGTCGGGCGCGACTCCAAGCGTCTCGGACGGGAGGGCAGGATGCCTCGACCGGCACCGGGGCACGGGTCGAAACGAGACAGCCAGTCGGGGAGGAGGGACTGGAGCAACCCGACGACGGTGTGGAACGCTCATCGCCGAAGGAAGAACGAGCGCGGCCTGCCTCCGCGCCCCATGCGCTCGCGCCAGCGAGTCTGGGCGACGCCGCCTCACGACCTCCGCAGGATGAGCCCCGCCTGCCTCTCGCCTCTACCCTCCATGCACTCGACCAGGAGGGTCGTGGAGACAAGGCGGCGCGACCTCCGCTGGATGAGCCCCGCTCACCACTCGCCTCCGCGCTCCATGCGCTCGACCAGGAGAGTCGGGGAGACAAGGCCGAGCGGCGGCGACTGGAGGCCGCGCACGAAGAGGAGCGCCAGCGCCTCGCGCCCCGTCTCGCCAGGCTGGAGCGCAGGGTCCGCGCGCTCGAGCGACTGCGTCACGCGGTGAGCCGCGCGCTCATGCGGCGCATCCACGATACGTATGAAATCCCCAACGCGCTCGGGGAGCGCAGTCTCCTGCGCGCCCTCTTCCCGCATGGAGAGCCCCCGTCCGGCGCCGCCGACTGCGCCGCGCCGAAGCTGCTCGCGCATGCCCAGGCCCTGGGACTCCGCCCGCTCGCGCTCGCGGAGTTCTGGTGGGGCGCGCCTCCTCCCGCGGGAGGCCGGGTCTCCGGCGCGTTCTATCCCGCGTGCCGCGACAAGTGCGGTCCCCTGCTCCCCTTCATGCTGAAGGGCCTGGAGGTCGCGCCGCCGCGCGCGTTCGCCCCACTCCCACCACCCACCCACGGCCTGCGCGTGCTGTTCGAGGACACCGCCCTCGTCATCATCGACAAGCCGCACGGCCTGCTGTCCGTCCCGGGCCGGGAGGCGTCCCTCACCGACTCGGTGCTCACCCGACTGCGCGCCCGCTACCCTCGCGCCACCGGTCCCCTGCTCGTCCACCGCCTCGACCTGGACACCTCGGGCCTGCTCGTCGCGGCGCTCGACCCCCGGACCCACGCCGCGCTCCAGCGCCAGTTCGAACAGCGCCAGGTCCACAAGCGCTACATCGCCTGGGTCGACGGCCTCATCCAGGGGGAGCACGGCCACATCGACTTCCCCATGCGCGTGGACCTGGACGACCGCCCCCGGCAGATCCACGACCCCGTCCACGGCAAGCCCGCAGTGACGGAGTGGCGGATCCTCGAGCGCGCGTCCGCGCGCACCCGCGTGGCCCTCTTCCCGCACACGGGCAGGACGCACCAGCTCCGCGTCCACGCCTCGCACCCGCTCGGGCTCGGCGCGCCCATCGTCGGCGACCGCCTCTATGGCCGGGACGGCCCGCGCCTCATGCTCCACGCGGAGTCGCTCACCTTCGAGCACCCCGCGACGGGCCAGCGCGTCACCTTCGAGAGCGCCGCGCCCTTCTGA
- a CDS encoding 5' nucleotidase, NT5C type codes for MAETVKRSELVALVDMDGTLCDYQGAMVRDLERLRGPSEPPLGAAWDEPWMRARQDLIRSQPGWWMRLERWRPGFDVLAELRALEFELHVLTKGPANSTNAWAEKLQWCQQHVPDARVTVTMDKGLVYGKVLVDDWPEYIHRWLMWRPRGLVIVPAQPWNEGFCHANAVRYDGTNLAEVKARLEAVRAAARTPTRAE; via the coding sequence ATGGCGGAGACGGTGAAGCGGTCGGAGCTGGTGGCGCTCGTCGACATGGACGGGACGCTCTGCGACTACCAGGGCGCGATGGTCCGGGACCTGGAGCGGCTGCGCGGTCCCTCCGAGCCTCCGCTCGGAGCGGCGTGGGACGAGCCGTGGATGCGCGCGCGGCAGGACCTCATCCGGAGCCAGCCCGGCTGGTGGATGCGGCTGGAGCGCTGGCGGCCGGGCTTCGACGTGCTGGCCGAGCTGCGAGCCCTGGAGTTCGAGCTGCACGTGCTCACGAAGGGGCCGGCCAACTCGACGAACGCGTGGGCGGAGAAGCTCCAGTGGTGCCAGCAGCACGTGCCGGACGCGCGCGTCACCGTCACGATGGACAAGGGCCTGGTCTACGGGAAGGTGCTCGTGGACGATTGGCCGGAGTACATCCATCGCTGGCTCATGTGGCGTCCCCGGGGGCTCGTCATCGTCCCCGCGCAGCCCTGGAACGAGGGCTTCTGTCACGCGAACGCCGTGCGCTACGACGGGACGAACCTCGCCGAGGTGAAGGCCCGGTTGGAGGCGGTGCGCGCCGCCGCGCGGACCCCGACTCGCGCGGAGTAG
- a CDS encoding class I SAM-dependent methyltransferase codes for MSVVHGDAEDGHRVAPAGDHPGGSRSGVGLRRNVKASQVRRELLPDQSQALLRELHLLTREGHLNADALRKLKQVNHLMGLLRPAVEDVRARHPEPVMVDAGSGNAYLGFVLYELYLKDAEGGTLLSVEGRPELTERAKARAERLGFSRMRFQTAHIDAAEYPERIHLLMALHACDTATDDALLAAIRHGADHVAVVPCCQAEVAAQLKERRQAGHGSIPLLYAHAWHRREFGSHLTNVIRALTLESFGYQVTVTELTGWEHSLKNELILGRRVHRENRRARVQLERLLAETGVNPKLTRELGVKPAASGVGVPVEALPEAPVVEPPESSTPAE; via the coding sequence GTGTCCGTCGTCCACGGCGACGCTGAAGATGGGCATCGAGTCGCGCCTGCGGGAGATCATCCCGGAGGTTCTCGAAGTGGTGTCGGTCTGAGGCGCAACGTCAAGGCCTCCCAGGTCCGGCGGGAGCTCCTGCCGGACCAGTCCCAGGCGCTCCTGCGCGAGCTGCACCTGCTGACGCGCGAGGGGCACCTCAACGCGGACGCGCTGCGCAAGCTCAAGCAGGTCAACCACCTGATGGGGTTGTTGCGCCCGGCCGTCGAGGACGTGCGCGCGCGCCACCCCGAGCCGGTGATGGTGGACGCGGGCAGCGGCAACGCGTACCTCGGGTTCGTGCTCTACGAGCTGTACCTGAAGGACGCGGAAGGGGGCACGCTCTTGTCCGTGGAGGGGCGGCCGGAGCTGACGGAGCGGGCGAAGGCGCGCGCCGAGCGGCTGGGCTTCTCGCGGATGCGGTTCCAGACCGCGCACATCGACGCGGCGGAGTACCCGGAGCGCATCCACCTGCTGATGGCGTTGCACGCGTGTGACACGGCGACGGACGACGCGCTCCTCGCGGCCATCCGGCACGGCGCGGACCACGTCGCGGTGGTGCCCTGCTGTCAGGCGGAGGTCGCCGCCCAGCTGAAGGAGCGGCGGCAGGCGGGGCACGGCTCGATTCCGCTGCTGTACGCGCACGCGTGGCACCGGCGGGAGTTCGGCTCGCACCTGACCAACGTCATCCGCGCGCTGACGCTGGAGTCGTTCGGCTACCAGGTGACGGTGACGGAGCTGACGGGCTGGGAGCACTCGTTGAAGAACGAGCTCATCCTCGGGCGCCGGGTGCACCGCGAGAACCGGCGGGCCCGCGTGCAGCTCGAGCGGCTGCTGGCGGAGACGGGCGTGAATCCGAAGCTGACGCGCGAGCTGGGCGTGAAGCCCGCGGCCTCGGGTGTCGGCGTGCCCGTGGAGGCGTTGCCGGAGGCGCCCGTCGTCGAGCCGCCGGAGTCGTCGACGCCCGCGGAGTGA
- a CDS encoding APC family permease: MRRAVSRWELVGFSINDVIGSGVYLLPAAAAANLGSASTGAVVVAGLAVFLLVLCFAEAASYFDKPGSAYLYTREAFGELVGFQVGWMTWLARVSSVASLSVGFSRALGFLWPGANAGLGQALAIALPLLALTAINVVGVKGGARTAVFLAITKTVPLLVFITAGLFFVSVPLATSVTPKADGSLGAAVLLLLFAYAGFENTAAPAGEFKNPRRDVPFALVVQIGVVTLIYTAVQWVALGTLPGVANAKTPLADAAASFLGGWGGLLMTVGGVLSILGTNSNTVLAGPRYLYALAQDGFGPAALATLHPRYRTPTVAILTQTAIALPLAFSGSFELLATLSVVARLATYFGTAVAVPVLRRKLQQPANAFRIPGGPVIPIAAASLCVVFALSAERKNLIAGAIALAVGFVLYKFQRKPDGRAALG; encoded by the coding sequence ATGCGGCGCGCAGTCTCGCGCTGGGAACTCGTAGGTTTCTCCATCAACGACGTCATTGGCAGTGGCGTCTATCTTTTGCCAGCGGCGGCCGCGGCGAACCTGGGTTCGGCGAGCACGGGCGCCGTCGTGGTCGCGGGACTGGCGGTGTTCCTGCTCGTGCTCTGCTTCGCTGAGGCGGCCAGCTACTTCGACAAACCCGGCAGCGCCTATCTCTACACCCGCGAGGCCTTCGGCGAGCTGGTGGGCTTCCAGGTCGGTTGGATGACGTGGCTGGCCCGGGTCTCCTCGGTGGCCTCGCTGTCCGTGGGCTTCTCCCGCGCGCTGGGCTTCCTGTGGCCCGGCGCGAACGCCGGACTGGGACAGGCCTTGGCCATCGCCCTGCCCCTGCTCGCGCTCACCGCCATCAATGTCGTGGGCGTGAAGGGCGGCGCGCGGACCGCCGTGTTCCTCGCCATCACCAAGACGGTGCCGCTGCTGGTGTTCATCACCGCCGGTCTCTTCTTCGTATCCGTGCCGCTGGCGACGTCGGTGACGCCCAAGGCGGACGGGAGCCTGGGCGCCGCGGTGCTGCTGCTGCTGTTCGCCTATGCCGGGTTCGAGAACACGGCGGCGCCGGCGGGTGAGTTCAAGAACCCGCGCAGGGATGTCCCCTTCGCGCTCGTGGTGCAGATTGGCGTCGTCACCCTCATCTACACGGCGGTGCAGTGGGTGGCGTTGGGGACGCTGCCTGGCGTGGCGAACGCGAAGACGCCGCTCGCCGACGCCGCCGCCAGCTTCCTCGGAGGATGGGGAGGTCTGTTGATGACGGTGGGCGGGGTGCTGTCCATCCTCGGGACCAACAGCAACACCGTGCTCGCCGGGCCGCGGTACCTGTATGCGCTTGCGCAGGACGGTTTCGGGCCCGCCGCGCTCGCCACGCTGCATCCGCGCTACCGCACCCCCACGGTGGCCATCCTCACCCAGACGGCCATCGCGCTGCCGCTGGCGTTCTCCGGTTCGTTCGAGCTGCTCGCCACGCTCTCCGTGGTGGCGCGGCTCGCCACGTACTTCGGCACGGCCGTGGCGGTGCCGGTGTTGCGGCGCAAGCTCCAGCAGCCCGCGAACGCGTTCCGTATCCCTGGCGGCCCCGTGATTCCCATCGCCGCCGCCTCGCTGTGCGTCGTCTTCGCGCTGAGCGCGGAGCGGAAGAACCTCATCGCGGGCGCCATCGCGCTCGCGGTGGGCTTCGTGCTCTACAAGTTCCAGCGCAAGCCGGATGGCAGGGCGGCGCTCGGGTAG
- a CDS encoding NifU family protein, producing the protein MSVNIQLEWTPNPSTLKYVVDRRLLAGGAVSITNPEDAQAKSPLARKLMDVRGVTAVMIGTNFVTVTKGDEGEWDELNDQVMATLDTHLTANEPVVDEAAVAAARQAVVEAGGSVEARVREILDAEIRPAVAMDGGDITLDRFEDGIVYLHMKGSCAGCPSSTATLKMGIESRLREIIPEVLEVVSV; encoded by the coding sequence ATGTCGGTGAACATCCAGCTGGAGTGGACCCCCAACCCGAGCACGCTGAAGTACGTGGTGGACCGGAGGTTGTTGGCGGGTGGCGCGGTCAGTATCACGAATCCGGAGGATGCCCAGGCGAAGTCTCCGCTGGCCCGCAAGCTGATGGATGTGCGCGGTGTGACGGCGGTGATGATTGGCACCAACTTCGTGACGGTGACCAAGGGCGACGAGGGCGAGTGGGACGAGCTGAACGACCAGGTGATGGCGACGCTGGACACGCACCTGACGGCGAATGAGCCGGTGGTGGACGAGGCGGCGGTGGCCGCGGCGCGTCAGGCGGTGGTGGAGGCGGGCGGTTCGGTGGAGGCGCGGGTGCGCGAAATCCTGGACGCGGAGATTCGCCCGGCGGTGGCCATGGATGGTGGTGACATCACGCTGGACCGCTTCGAGGACGGCATCGTCTACCTGCACATGAAGGGCTCGTGCGCCGGGTGTCCGTCGTCCACGGCGACGCTGAAGATGGGCATCGAGTCGCGCCTGCGGGAGATCATCCCGGAGGTTCTCGAAGTGGTGTCGGTCTGA
- a CDS encoding THUMP domain-containing class I SAM-dependent RNA methyltransferase: MERPVMNTRADEHLFISTLPGLEPALEQETAALGWKPRRVEGGVEVSGPAGLHQEANLRLRTASRVLWRVGAFQAHDIASLTRGLASLKLAHLWDGRATPRLSVALKRTGVPGPDVVLSAAARAWNLASVGKAGPLDEEGGPGLTLLVRAEGESFTVSADTSGEPLHRRGYRQEVSRAPLRETLAAGILQLAGYDGVEPLVDPMCGSGTFLVEGAWMSMRRAPGLREGFAFESFPGFDAKGWSTRKTTAAAEQLPGPRAPLHGFDINAGSLGTARRNARRAGVTLTLERRDVRVLTAPPGAPGLLVANPPYGKRVGEADDLPGLYRALGDTLRRGFPGWRAALLVPDDTSLIKALALSGARELPVRNGGLRCRLLLTK, encoded by the coding sequence ATGGAACGCCCCGTGATGAACACCCGCGCCGACGAGCACCTCTTCATCTCCACCCTCCCCGGCCTGGAGCCCGCGCTGGAACAGGAGACCGCCGCGCTCGGGTGGAAGCCCCGGCGCGTGGAGGGCGGCGTGGAGGTGTCCGGCCCCGCCGGGCTGCACCAGGAGGCCAACCTGCGCCTGCGCACCGCCAGCCGGGTGCTGTGGCGCGTGGGCGCCTTCCAGGCGCACGACATCGCGTCGCTGACACGCGGGCTGGCGTCGCTGAAGCTCGCGCACCTGTGGGATGGGCGCGCGACGCCGCGGCTCTCGGTGGCGCTCAAGCGCACGGGCGTGCCCGGCCCGGACGTGGTGCTGTCCGCCGCGGCGCGGGCGTGGAACCTCGCCTCGGTGGGGAAGGCCGGCCCGCTCGACGAGGAGGGCGGCCCGGGGCTCACCCTGCTCGTGCGCGCGGAGGGCGAGTCGTTCACCGTGAGCGCCGATACCAGCGGCGAGCCGCTGCACCGGCGCGGCTACCGCCAGGAGGTGAGCCGCGCGCCCCTGCGGGAGACGCTCGCCGCGGGAATCCTCCAACTCGCGGGCTATGACGGCGTCGAACCGCTGGTGGACCCGATGTGCGGCTCCGGCACGTTCCTGGTGGAGGGCGCGTGGATGTCCATGCGCCGCGCGCCCGGCCTGCGAGAGGGCTTCGCCTTCGAGTCCTTCCCCGGCTTCGACGCGAAGGGCTGGAGCACGCGCAAGACGACGGCGGCGGCGGAGCAGCTCCCGGGTCCACGCGCGCCGCTGCACGGCTTCGACATCAACGCGGGCTCGCTGGGCACCGCTCGGCGCAACGCGAGGCGCGCGGGCGTGACGCTCACGCTGGAGCGTCGCGACGTCCGCGTGCTCACCGCGCCCCCGGGTGCTCCCGGCCTGCTGGTGGCGAACCCGCCCTACGGCAAGCGCGTGGGCGAGGCCGACGACCTGCCCGGCCTGTATCGCGCGCTCGGAGACACGCTCCGCCGTGGCTTCCCGGGCTGGCGCGCCGCGCTCCTCGTGCCGGATGACACGTCGCTCATCAAGGCCCTGGCGCTCTCCGGCGCGCGGGAGCTGCCGGTCCGCAATGGCGGCCTGCGCTGCCGGCTGCTCCTGACGAAATAG